The proteins below come from a single Clupea harengus chromosome 21, Ch_v2.0.2, whole genome shotgun sequence genomic window:
- the atp1b1b gene encoding sodium/potassium-transporting ATPase subunit beta-1b, with translation MSSQNKDEGGWAKSVWDSERKEFLGRTGTSWFKIIGFYIIFYSFLAGIFVGTIQALLLTLSAYKPTWQDRVSPPGLSHSPRSEKSELSFNLNDVETYLKYAKAMRDFLEPYHEEKQKDQLKYEDCGGSPEEYKNRGDLESDIGTRRACRFERSILGPCSGISDREFGYKEGKPCVIVKLNRIVNFRPKPPTSNESIPEEAQYKVQPNVIPLFCTHKREEDAGKVGEIKYFGIGSGFPTQYYPYYGKALHPQYLQPLVALQFVNLTFNEELRIECKVYGDNIDYSEKDRYQGRFDIKFMVTNL, from the exons ATGTCTTCACAAAACAAAGACGAAGGTGGATGGGCGAAGTCTGTGTGGGATTCAGAGAGAAAGGAATTTCTCGGACGCACCGGTACTAGTTGGT TTAAAATCATTGGATTCTACATCATCTTCTATTCATTCCTAGCCGGTATATTCGTTGGCACAATCCAGGCTTTGCTGCTTACCCTCAGCGCCTACAAACCCACTTGGCAAGACAGAGTCTCACCCCCAG GATTGTCACACTCACCTCGTTCAGAGAAATCCGAACTGTCCTTTAATTTGAATGATGTGGAGACATACTTGAAATATGCCAAGGCCATGAGGGACTTCTTGGAGCCCTACCATGAGGAGAAGCAAAAGGATCAGTTGAAGTATGAGGACTGTGGAG GCTCACCTGAAGAGTACAAGAATCGGGGTGACCTTGAGAGTGACATTGGCACCAGAAGAGCCTGCCGCTTTGAGCGGTCAATTCTTGGGCCATGCTCTGGAATCAGCGACCGCGAGTTTGGCTACAAGGAGGGAAAGCCTTGCGTGATTGTCAAGCTGAACAGAATTGTGAATTTCCGACCAAAG CCTCCAACCTCCAATGAAAGTATCCCGGAGGAAGCCCAGTATAAAGTTCAACCCAATGTGATCCCACTCTTCTGCACCCATAAG AGGGAAGAAGACGCTGGCAAAGTTGGTGAGATCAAGTACTTCGGCATTGGTAGCGGTTTCCCCACGCAGTACTATCCGTACTACGGCAAGGCACTGCACCCCCAGTACCTCCAGCCACTGGTGGCCCTCCAGTTCGTCAACCTCACCTTCAACGAGGAGCTGCGCATTGAGTGCAAAGTGTATGGAGACAACATTGATTACAGTGAAAAGGACCGTTATCAGGGACGCTTTGACATTAAGTTCATGGTCACCAATTTATGA